The Biomphalaria glabrata chromosome 1, xgBioGlab47.1, whole genome shotgun sequence sequence agccatgtacagagaaatgactacgcctaacaaactggacagtattaacttcctcccccgcaaagaacaatctacaatcttccaactaagaacaggacacacaccactattaaattaccacctgaacaaaataaactccacacaactacccctttgcagacactgtgcccacccctttgaaaccgtaaaccatatcctctttgaatatgcccctccctaatccaccttaggcagaccctacttccactacagcccaacataaccaacaccctgtatggcagtgctgaacaactgaagaaaacagcacactttttttccttggcacagtctgcaaaagagctcacagctcagcagcaataaagctggctagaagaagaagaagaagaagaaaaacaattcaaaaaaaaaaaatgtcaacattaGCTTGTGAGAGAAACCATGCTGATTCTACCTATAATACAATGTCATTACCAAATTAAAGTCTGTTGAACACAATATTCAtcagttttaaaattgtaaatctGCACAGGTGTTTAGTGTTTATATATAGTACATCTATTTAAtgttatgttaaaaataaaaaacctgGTAATCCTCTATTCTAATATCTGGCCATCCTAAAATCTGAAATTCAAATCCTTATTTTCAGTATAATGTGAGTCATTTCCTACACAAAGGGCAGATGAACAGTGTTAAATTAGGATGCAAAGCAAccaatacaacaaaataaccATCCATTCCTCAACAAACTGGCATCAAAATTTGAGTGTAACTGATTTGTAAATATTAATGGATTCAATTTttgtaatgggggggggggggccttttttttttttttttttttttcagaaatagaatttaataacaataaatacatgATGCAAGCAAAGTAAAGTTACCTAAGAATTCAATCAAActtgtaaaatattaaaacatctttctttgtttttttttcttttaaacactCTAAATAATAAAGTAGAGAAGATAATGTAGACATTCATATATCTTTCCCCAGAATTCAGCAGATTGCAACAAGTTTGAAGAAAATTACTAGAAGAGTTGTGAGCACTTCATAATGATGAACAATTTGTATATAATAGAATACATGTCAGTACTCTTACCTATCTAAGCCTTCCACTGTTGGCTCCCAAAAATCCTCCACTCTTAGAAAGCCAACCTGTGTTATTTGATGCAAACCCTGTACACAGGAAATTAATTGATGAGATATGGAAAAAAATGTACAACAGCAAAGAGTTTGTATTCTAAATCTTTTAACACACATTAACTAGTATGTTGTGTTTTCAAAAcatcacacacagacacacaaaccaATATATTGTAATGTCTAACTgcaacacacacatgcacatagAGTCTAGAATGACTTCATTTGAAATGTTATCAATCCAGATAGAAACTCTGAATCAggaagtgggaagcgtggttgagaggccaagtgcggttgaacttggcttggctacctagaagggggcttgaggtttgacacccgactcgggcagagttgtgtttactgcgcccctaaaggcagcacggaaaaccaactcctagatatcccctcccccccactggtctacaaatgagattggaccaatagcgctctgagcatgctataagcatgaaagtagcgctatataaaagctataataataataatcacataaaacaagaaaatgtagATAGGCCAATAAAATCCCTGTGAGCTAGTTACTTTCCACACTATTAACAACTGAGAGATCTTCATTCTCTACTTATAAGCCCTCAACTATTAGTTCTGTATCTTCCAAAACTATGATTAATGCTTACTGCATTGAGGTTTGCATATGTGCAGCTCTTACTGTATTAGAATTCTAGTACACACCAATCAAAAACTTAATGAGCATCAGCAAATaactttattcttttttactttctgtctctatcagCACATTCTGTCTCCTCAGCACTCCCTGATTACTGACCATTTCTATGCAGTCTTACCCAAAACACTTTTAACAGTTCACTAGAGACCAATCATCATAGCAGGCCTCAACACTGGCCTGTGACATCGCAACCTGTgagcagtggagaccaatagctcattgccacatcataggtctgtacgacgtggcaacaagctgttggtctccactgcccatagGTTGCGGCATTGCAGGTCAATTTTGATAACGATTGGTCTTGGTTCACTTATCCAAATAAAATAGTAAGAATAATGTTCAATTAGTTTACCCATACACAGTCAGACACACTAGCCCTTCAAGTCATCCAAAACAAACACACTATCACACTTACAAAGCATTTAGTCAAAGGATAGACCAACACTATAAGAGTTATAAATCAAATCTCTTTATATCAATTTTTTAGGGCTTTCAATCAACAGATAACTCTTGTACGCATTGTCTGTGTGTGGGTGAGAGGGTGTGTGCAACTTGTGGACATTATTACgtaccaaataaaaataataatgttactaAAGTAAAATCAAAATTCCTTATATATTCAATTGCATCAGTAGAAGCATGCACTTCTTGATActaaaatttcctttttataATTGAAAAATGACAAGAGAAGATGAAGACTTTGTCACATACTTTAAAGATGTCTTTGCATATTACTATGATAAACTTATCCCATAAATTATTTTAGGAATTGTTTTGAAATCATTTATGGAATTTGAATATACAACtgtatgggtttttttttgttttgtttttttttcaaatttcacATATTGATAAGATATATGGATtactaattaaattttaatttgaatccTATTCAGTATCATCCTACTTACTCTGACATCAAACtttgactttaaaaataaaacttgaatGCATTAACCAATAAACTGTTTATTATAGAAGTTAAAGGAGAATCAAACTATTTGCCGCAAGctattacaaaaatgttacatGAAAGTCATCAGAAATTACTGTCCTAATTTGAAATTaggtttgaacatttttttttaatatcatgtAACTACTGGAAAGATTGGTAACAAGATGGCAGATCTTGTTGAAATATGACATCATTTTAGCTTATTGGACATGGTCATTTCTGATTCCCAATGAATGATAGACTAATAGGATGGCCCTTAAAAAATGCATGATGaatgttataataaaaatagttaacCTTAATTTTTCGTTTCATTATTTCTGCACAGCTTATTGTCTTGCTGATGGCGTTTCCGCTTCCATTCCAAATCACATGTCTGACATTACTATTCTGAATAagaaaattttcaaaataatattctAGTTAAATGCAATATGATTATTACTTGTTATACTTCAGTTGGCatgagctttttttaaagtagaattaTAGAAATATCATAATTTTTCAATCAAAGTGTACTTTAATTCTCAACATTTAACATGCTTAATGAAATGTAGTAATATTATAGAAATTAATTGTATTATAAGTGCCAAATACTATTGATTTATGTATGCACCTAACAGGATATTTCTTAAACTATCAAAAGTATTTGCATGAAATTTCATGCACTGTTTCCTTTTGCTCTTAGGTAAGACTTGATTTTGGACAGATTTGTGACCTAAATGCTGCAATTTGTGAAAAACCACAAGCTTTCTAttaaatgtttctattttatttttggcttCCCCAAAAGGCTGCAgtctatacatatataaagtataaatagaagtaacacaaaaaaaatcaagacttccagtatttttaaagcatattttctttcattttcccTAAATGTCATTTCCACTTTCAATTCGATAGGTTCAATGGACAACACTAATACCATTAAACAGATTGAtctattccttttttatttgaagcaGCTAagatctatttctctctctcttttcttttttttttgagacatCAAAGACTATAATGATTTTGCATATGTAGATAAGGGtgacccgtcaaaatagcgAGATATTTCCTGACAAAATAGAGTGGACTTGTATATGATGTGTATTCAAGTGccggattattagtaattaaatgTCAAGGTCATCATTTTGTTAATGTCTCTatctttttctatattaatACATCTGAAATTATGTcatatttgcagagaaagagtgttttaaattttatatcatttgtATTTGAATTTGTATGACTATTGGGAGGACCACTCTATTGGTCGCCAGAGACGAAACTGCAGAGTGACTCCAAGATTTCTGATAGCGTTATGGAATGTTAGAGATCGTGTGCAGGACAATCTACCATGAACAAACAATTCAGTGGAGGGATGGCACCATGCATTTCAATTGACTATTGATGGTCATCACCACAATGTCTACAAGttaatctctcacttcctcagagaacaggagaacattgagaacaagattctgaggtacaatgctggagaacgaagtaaagctgcaagcaagacaaaCTACTTCCAACTTAACAGACGACTTGAAGCTATATTGCCAATGTACAGAAACAAGCCATTGATGGAATTTCTACATTTTCTACAATTTAATTTTGTgaaaatttgtgtgtgtgtgtgtaaatttgaCAAGTATCTTTGCGTGTTTTTGAAGTACACtcttataatgtaaataaatgccatattttgaaattattcattttaccttattatgatttttgctaatttatgttttaagatatctaaagtgtttcctgcaaaatgactgaaatatattttttctgcgctattttgacggggtaCCGTAGATAAGACTAGCAAGACTAGAAAAGACACATTTTTTCCTATAGGCACAGATCTACAGTTTAGAACTCACAGAAATGTTGGAGATTATTTCCAGACCTGTTGGattattaaatatgtttttggGGAAAGAAGTTGGTgttcttttatatataatattcatattttCTATATCATTTATATTCTATAAATAACTAATATAGTGTGGAAGCAGGAGGGGGCATTTAAAAGgggttaaataaataattaattaataaaaaacaaattgatattTGCCAAAATAAATGTGTGGAGAATAGGAAGGGGCATTCCATTGAGGCTTTAGGTGAATCCATTTTATTTCCTCTAAGTCAGAAACTGATGGCCTAAAGAAATGTGTGTAGAGTCAAATACAGTACATTCCTTGCCTTGTGATTGAAGGATGctatatctaaaattaaatagCTGTAAAGTGTGTGGTGAGTGTTGATCCATTGGaggatgcaaaaaaaaacaaaaaaacttggtTGTCATTGTAATAGAAAAGGGCAGAAAAGTGTAAATATGGTGTGGGATAGGGggttaaggtaaaaaaaatagcatcTATAGAGAATCTGTATTAccctatatatttaatattttcttttaaacatgtgtgcttgtgtgttAGAGGGGAAGGGGGCGCGCAAGCGTTACAAAGCTGGTCATTCTAATTCAAGCCACGAGTTTATGTCAAAGAACAATACAATGtgcagggtaaaaaaaaagggagggggtcAAGAGAGAAAgcaaagagagacaaagagagatatAAGGAAAGAGAATGAGCCATTTCATTATTTGGTAATTCATGGGATATAAAAGTATAACTGGGGGGGACCTttaaaatgtggcccgtttatttgaagaaaaaaaaaatgagggagGATGTTTCTGACTTTGAAGCTTATTTGAAATTACCACTACATCATTGTAAATCAAAGTTAGTTAAAATACCAAACAAAgactataaaacaaatatacattatatatatatatatatatatatatatatatatatatatatatatatatatatatatatatataataatgtattttatgcatatataaagaaatatcttTATTGTTCTAAAATATGTATGATTTGTAAGTAAAAATTCCAAACATATCTGAAGGTATTGCCAAAGATATGTTTCTcacacactttttttctttataaataacCATTACCATGTCTATGTGCCAACatcatttctttttacaaatgtatacaATTTGAATTTGCTGGTACTATATAAtcaatctgtaaaaaaaaattgatagagAAAAACGAGGTACTTGTAATATTTTCCTTATAAATGAACAAATCATTTAAGATTATAACTTACACCAAATGTTGACATGGCATATCCCATAACGTTTCTGATTTTGCTGGCATTAGTTACTTTCATTTCAATAGCTCCTTCCATGTGTAAACTCGGAGGATCAAAGATTGTGACACTCTCACCTTTTGTATAATTATCCATCTTTTCTGGTCTAGTTGTGGGCTGGACCTTTAAAATAGAATCTGAAAAGATATATACACAATGAATTATAGTTACAGTTAGCAAATATTAATGTCATCCAGTGAACTAACACTGCTGCTTTAGTAGAAAACTTATTTCAGTCATAATTTAAGTAACAGAGTGATAAAGATCTCCACCTCCAAGCTGAGCATTTTGAGTTCAAATGGTCATGAAGGCTGTAATTTCAGTACGTATACAAGACTTTAAGGTGTAGATCTAGCTTAAAAGGCTGGCTCCATTTCATACTAATTCTATTCATTTATGATGTAAGGAGATGTAAAATTATACAAAAATAGTGTTGATTGTATCAATGGGAAAGCAGGGATTAAAGGAGGCAGAGAAAAAGAGCCAATGTACTTGAAAGTGAAGGGAGGAGACTAATGTTCTTATCAAAAATCCTAAAGATCCCTGGCATCAAATGTTTGGGTAGTGAGATGACTAAGGGAAGTGACATTTGAATGATGATTGGTGGCACACAAACTGCAGGGATAGTGCTCAAGATCTCAgtgaagagaaaataaaagactTTAGCTTTTTGGTGCAGAATATCTATCTAAGATTATGTAAATTTGAAAAATAGTACTTGTTTTACATTcagtaaatatgtatatataatgcATTTCTTTCTGTTACACACTTGTACATATTATATGttgtaataaagaaaatattaaactaGTCAGTAAACATTATTAATAGGTAAAGATATTTACAAATTTTATATGTACCAAgcggttcccggtcatttcatccccaattaaatattttatatataaatatgatttatGGTCTACAAAAGGATAGTCAGTTGCACAAGGCATCAGTTTTACAGGCTAGTGCCAGCACTGAAGAACGCCCAAGGAAGAAATATATGCAACACTGGCTAAGAGAATAACAAACATTGTTCATCAATATGAATCGATGGATTGTCTTCTGTACTTACAATCGATAGCttatctatatagatcttaCTGATGTAGATgaacaaaaaaacactttttttacattacctctttatttttacatgctaaatttttttagtttttaataacatttaattttaattttattctaatcTAAAGTGTTAcaatttttgtcttttaaataaaaaaggaatacattaaatacagctcatttaatgctttttaaaattacaattagttagataaaatgatcagatgatgaaaatatcaggggatgaaatgaccgggggatgaactGAATGGGGGGTGAAATgaccgaggatgaagtgaccagggatgaagtgaccggtcaccgtACCAAGcttatttttatacatttttattacttttttttttttaactgaatataattaaataataattacatttaataaactattttaacCATGTGGAACTACAATAACAGTGTATGTGTTAATCATTCATCTTCACACATTTTTTAAGTCACCAGGCCAGTTGTgtccaagtagatctagatagatctaaatctgctTTTATAAAAGATTCTGAGAAAAGAGTTAAAGCTTTATATACTGCCATAAATGCATAATAGGTGATAGAACCTAACATAAACAATTAgaattttagatcattcaattgtcaaataattagatttttttgttgtagcAACAAATTAACGCCATGGCTATGGAACACTATAAATAATAGGCtatagtataaatataaattaaattataattatagggtagatctagatatctcaTATATACTATATTTAACTATATTAAGTATATTAATAAAGTTAAGGCAAAGCCAAGGGTACCCCagtagtagatctatcatctacgGATGGTATCATAACCGAGGAGTCTTACTCTTAGTACTCTTACTACTTAAATGCTTAAACTTAATCTGTAAACTAGatctgtctagatctagtactctactaatactactatcttatctatttaaacaaaaattagtatagtattacaattattattattattagtcattTAATTAGACTTAGTGATTAGTCTACTAATAATACTAACATTAATAACTAAGTCTAAGTATGACTTAGACAACTTAGTATGTAAATAGTAAGACCAAGACTCACTGAGTGAGTAAGTCTAGTCTAACTCACTCTAAGAGTactaactttaaatttaaacttaCTAAGATTAAAAGACTAACTTCACTACGAGTACTGAGTGAGTACTAAGACTACGACTctactaaatattatttatactaagtctaagactaagttCACTAAGTCAGTAAGTGACCAAGACAAATCTTTGAATCTATTATCaataataattcaataattaTCTATCTAGATCAGTCACTATTCAGTTTCAGTACCAAGTGAGTACTATACTATATAGTACTAGATCTGCTCTACCCTAGATAGTTAAGATAGTAGATAAAATACTAgagtaacttacgtttatcgaacaagttaagctcattcgccgacattttttatgtttgaatttgtgtatctccgtaaaaattagacctagaaaaaaactgattgtatctatgaacccctcatccatttttcttcatgttttattctattactactcaaagttaaacttatatttgatgtttaaGTGGGTCAGGTcgatgatttcaaaagcttaaattatcgaacactGTTTTACCTTTTTATCgtatcttatcgaacatattaagaacttatcgaacatacgagaagtatggtgttttaaaagtgttataatattaaaattttgggaaaagtatggtgtttcaaaagtgttataatctatatttttttaatttatatcattttctttttacgccatgtcaagacagacagattttagtcattttcacatggtccacatcgaaggaatctatcactgatcagctctgcttagaaactgacggtgctaagcccagtaacgcattaccgtagtacttatttaggtctaagctattttgagacataaggccattaataaattaaatccatatattatttatttgagggagagcctaataagctttggtagccaatagataatcccaCCCTCCCCATgtcattgcaggacacaacagtttacttggaccgacttggttgacctaaaaacaaaacatacggtacgcggccctacgtaactagccACCGATCTAGCACtaacagcccaaaagtcagtgctagatatttttcgatctgggcgGGGAAGGGGGGTGTGCTGAAAAGCTATCATATGGTAGCTTGcgagctgtgttacctatagatgtagatagatctgccctccctaaaccacctggttgaccaaaaaaaaaaacaccatattttagagcacgcttagtatttgtcacacacatacaaacaacatatctatatatctatagcgcctagtgtttgtgacctaattagcggcttgaccgtaGGTATTCGAatgatggctcctccccctttcccctcaacattgttcttactacaacaatgttttggggctttgttggtggcctggtttacacctgtgtgttgggctatcactgacctttttttttttgttgtgtgttagtctggtggctgcatttggattgagtcttgaaatttacgttgttactttgcactgaaaaagtgtgaatgttggagagtggaattgCGTAAGATGAaagcgcgggtaagggggtgtaggcagaataagagagtggttaaatgtgttatggttattattttgagtatttgtgatgtttcaaaggagtgtctttgtagcgcattatgagctttatcatactttatggtaatatatatatatatatataaataattttatagaccctgcgccacacgtctagatcgagaagcacaactgactatgtatttgaggctgacgtcacattttaatggtcgatcaattattgatgatctcttgatacagtgtcttgactgtttctctccccccccccttttttttttacctgccaaagatatttttatttcaaaataccatatatctacattctatacctcccccttagccctttcgttttattaatatctcttcacatcaagcacatgcgctaggtatttgtttataacacttaattcagaagttaatagaatggggcaactgaaaaaaaaaaaacacaactggatatattctaaattcattgttcctgttttatattttaaattaattgttcCTGTGATATCACAAACATGATAATAGCATCAAACTATATaatatgtgtcataaaatcaagcttttaaaatgagtacaattagtgcatatggatgtaaatctatttacttagaaaaatatcTCATAGCACATTTACTGTAAACCACAAAAaagctgatacaaattgtaacacatgggtaatatatatatatatgtactttgcattacattatttaaaaaaaataacaattaaaaaatatataatttaaatattttgtcttctttgtgttatatccctttgatgtttatttttaacattaaaagggtgttcgatatcttacgaagctgagattgcttatataaaaacagctattatcgaacaccccctttttaaacctcaatttttATGTTTAGGTAGCAAAGGACACTTTATGGATTTGtcatttgttgatttgaggcacatcggcacaatttaggccatgtcgtgcctgcagtcccttaaggactactctctctctaaacaagggccagattctatacagtcatataattaaaattaaggtctattcacagttaaaatagtaaaggtagtaaaaatttaaatatttggtaaaaatctaatgtaaatagtgcatgttcacaaattcagaaatcagatcttcgtagatagccccacttcccgaataaagcccagtaccttcccagggtcgacattattaaatagtgtttttagattagtggctctaaaatgtttcgccctgacatcctggtatctggggcaatcaacgaggatatgttccacggtgaggcgagagtcacagtactcgcaaagtgggggctcctctctcttcagtataaaagagtgcgtgatgtaggtgtggccaatcctaagtctggacatggttgtgctaccacgccttgtcagacccttagatgtgggccgccacctgacatccgccacaatctgcctgagtttactgtgagtctcagc is a genomic window containing:
- the LOC106067262 gene encoding ribonuclease P protein subunit p25-like protein isoform X3; its protein translation is MSANELNLFDKHSILKVQPTTRPEKMDNYTKGESVTIFDPPSLHMEGAIEMKVTNASKIRNVMGYAMSTFGNSNVRHVIWNGSGNAISKTISCAEIMKRKIKGLHQITQVGFLRVEDFWEPTVEGLDRLKVNTNIPTISILLSKDPLDTSHPSYQAPGSTELVWPDQMKTKKDNSQRKMAAIRDLKNAASKPKRSRGNGKDSFKSKKKTDKLQSGTELKKSEATCNSME
- the LOC106067262 gene encoding ribonuclease P protein subunit p25-like protein isoform X4; its protein translation is MDNYTKGESVTIFDPPSLHMEGAIEMKVTNASKIRNVMGYAMSTFGNSNVRHVIWNGSGNAISKTISCAEIMKRKIKGLHQITQVGFLRVEDFWEPTVEGLDRLKVNTNIPTISILLSKDPLDTSHPSYQAPGSTELVWPDQMKTKKDNSQRKMAAIRDLKNAASKPKRSRGNGKDSFKSKKKTDKLQSGTELKKSEATCNSME